The window AAATTTTTGAAGGCAGGTAATGCCGTAATGGCATAAGAAGGTTTTCTGGAAAAAAATGATGTAAACCTCGTTTTGAAAGATTTCAAATATCCTCAACAATACTATTCGCCATATCATATCGGCCTACATGCTGATTTAAAAAATGCAGAACGATATCCTTTTGTAAAAAGAACCGTTCTCAATAAATATTCCACACATTCTATGCTAAATGAGTTAGAAAGAATTTTTCAGCCGGAAAAATTTTCATTATCTGAACGTGGATTAATAGAAGTCGGTCCCGACGCTTGGCAAGATTGCCAAGCAAACCACTCTGCAGTTTTGTCAAAAAATGACGCAAATGCGGCAAGAGACATTTTGGACAAAGCGGCATATAAAATAAAAGAAGCAGACGTGGTAATTTTTACATTAGGTCTCACCGAAGTTTGGAAAGACAATGAAACGGGGTTAATTCTCAATCATCCTCCTAACAAGAGGTATATTGAAAAGATGCCAAAACGTTTTTCATTTTTTAATTCGACATTCAGTAAAACTAAAAAAGCTCTTTTAGACTGTATTCAATTGTTGGAAAATTTCGTGAAGCCGGATATCAAAATTATATTGACAGTATCTCCTGTACCACTGGGTATGACTTTTAATCAGGAGGACATTATTGTCGCAAACAATTATTCAAAATCTCAACTTGTAACTGTCGCCAGAGAAATTTGTAGTGAATTTAAAAATGTTGATTATTATCCAAGCTATGAAATAGTTATGAACTCTCCGTTTCAATCCACTTGGAAAGAAGATCGATCTCATCCAAAATTGGATGTCATAGAAGCGGTAATTGAAAGATTTATAAAACTGTATTTTGATGATAATCAAAATACAGTTTTATACTCTGCTAAATAGTTGAATGGTTCGTGACCAAGTGGTCAAAAAAGAAGACAATAAAAGTCTGCTCGTTGTTTTCTACAAATGAAAATTTCTGTCTTTTTTATGACACTTATTTAATGGATACTTTGTACTGGATATGTTGCGATCAAATTACTGGCCGAATGATGACAATCAAATAATTTATAAATTATTAAAAAATACCATCCAATCGTGATTTTTGTTTAGTTAACAAGCACTAAGACTCTAAGTACAAGCTATAAACGTAAAAAGAATATATTCATAAGTAATACGGAGGTTACCTTGCGAATTTCATTGTGCCTGTTTGGCCTTTTGGGAGGCATGGGGGGCAGAGATGGCGCCGGAGGCACCATAGCTCCAGAAGAAGGGTATAAATACTATAAAACGGCATTTTTCGATCACTACAATGTTGATGTGTTTATTCATACTTGGTCTAAGGATTATAAGGATCGTATTCTCAGCGTGTATAAACCCCAAAAGGCTCTTTTCGAAGAAAAAAGAGCCTTTGAAGACGTTAAGCTGATAAACTATGGCATAAAGGATGTCGCTGAGTTGAAAAACGATATTCGATATATCCCCATTGTAAACTCACAACCGGAGAATGAACTGGAATCCTATCTTACCAGTTTAGCGCGAAGAAGCCACAGCAGATGGTTAAGTACAAAAAAAGTGCTTGAATTAAAAGACGCATATGAACAAGCGCATCAGTTTAAATATGATTTTACGTTTCTCGGACGCTTTGACATGTGGTTTAAAGAAAAGTTTGTATTTGATGAAAAACGCAAAGATATAATACTGGCGTCACCCAGAAACTTTGATAAGACATACAGGGATGATGAGCCATTAGCCATTCAGGATCTGTGGCTTTTCGGTTCATCTGAAAATATATCTAAAGTTGGAAAGTTGTACGATTCCATTTATCAATACTGCATAAGGCCACCCTATGCCATTCGTGAACATATTAAAACAAAGATCGGGGATGAACACTTGAAGTATTATCTA is drawn from uncultured Desulfobacter sp. and contains these coding sequences:
- a CDS encoding GSCFA domain-containing protein, producing the protein MKDFKYPQQYYSPYHIGLHADLKNAERYPFVKRTVLNKYSTHSMLNELERIFQPEKFSLSERGLIEVGPDAWQDCQANHSAVLSKNDANAARDILDKAAYKIKEADVVIFTLGLTEVWKDNETGLILNHPPNKRYIEKMPKRFSFFNSTFSKTKKALLDCIQLLENFVKPDIKIILTVSPVPLGMTFNQEDIIVANNYSKSQLVTVAREICSEFKNVDYYPSYEIVMNSPFQSTWKEDRSHPKLDVIEAVIERFIKLYFDDNQNTVLYSAK